A single region of the Pseudomonas solani genome encodes:
- a CDS encoding PAAR-like domain-containing protein yields the protein MANQVYANNMEVSCKAADGKSVACFPDVCFTPPQAPPTPTGVPIPYPNTGMAKDTTNGTRTIKISGQEVMLKNKSYFKTSYGDEAGCAPKKGVVTSKIKGKVYFTAWSMNVKFESLNVVRMMDLTTHNHASFPGNTPTWPYIDEVATGAPGKGCEEERENVKQKCSGDHDKDCKDDACQNAKKCMLVPYTARSTENQKGCCEGETPHHLVEVHCFTEAGGRKEKTRLSGFSAYDDTRAPCVCVTGSRYTETHGNMHAIQNTAEKGYMVSESAGGARSQMGGKDNTWNYGAAKKTGIFAHQKTFPTSGKDGKPCSEGCLEAQLDNYHKQVGVKNNDTPLRADRSPLKDEQKEWGAKQLESMDDD from the coding sequence ATGGCCAACCAGGTCTACGCGAACAACATGGAGGTCTCGTGCAAGGCGGCCGACGGCAAGTCCGTGGCCTGCTTCCCCGACGTCTGCTTCACGCCTCCGCAGGCTCCTCCCACTCCCACCGGCGTGCCCATCCCCTACCCCAACACCGGGATGGCCAAGGACACCACCAACGGCACCCGGACCATCAAGATCTCCGGCCAGGAAGTGATGCTCAAGAACAAGAGCTACTTCAAGACCAGCTACGGCGACGAGGCGGGTTGCGCCCCCAAGAAGGGCGTGGTCACCAGCAAGATCAAGGGCAAGGTCTACTTCACCGCCTGGTCGATGAACGTGAAGTTCGAAAGCCTCAACGTCGTGAGGATGATGGACCTGACCACCCACAACCATGCGTCCTTCCCCGGCAACACGCCCACCTGGCCCTACATCGACGAGGTGGCCACGGGAGCGCCGGGCAAGGGCTGCGAGGAGGAGCGCGAGAACGTCAAGCAAAAGTGCTCCGGGGACCATGACAAGGACTGCAAGGACGACGCCTGCCAGAACGCCAAGAAATGCATGCTGGTGCCCTACACCGCACGCTCGACGGAAAACCAGAAGGGCTGCTGCGAAGGCGAGACCCCGCACCACCTCGTGGAAGTCCACTGCTTCACCGAGGCCGGCGGCAGGAAGGAGAAGACCCGCCTGAGCGGCTTCAGCGCATACGACGACACGCGTGCGCCCTGCGTGTGCGTCACGGGGTCACGCTATACGGAGACCCACGGCAACATGCACGCCATCCAGAACACGGCCGAGAAAGGCTACATGGTGTCGGAGAGCGCCGGCGGCGCCCGGTCGCAGATGGGCGGCAAGGACAACACCTGGAACTACGGCGCCGCGAAGAAGACCGGAATCTTCGCCCACCAGAAGACCTTCCCCACCTCCGGCAAGGATGGCAAGCCCTGCAGCGAAGGCTGCCTGGAAGCCCAGCTCGACAACTACCACAAGCAGGTCGGCGTGAAGAACAACGATACGCCGCTACGCGCGGACCGTTCGCCGCTAAAGGACGAGCAGAAGGAATGGGGCGCCAAGCAGCTCGAATCGATGGATGACGATTGA
- a CDS encoding TIGR02270 family protein, with protein sequence MNQPVLRVLDQHAEEAGFLAGLRDYAVRAPHYDLKHLRTLDGRIEAHLDGLLIAGLKGLDLLLKGLHPLATGEVFAATALAFMAGNGPALSTLAEHLRKAPDGERAFTAALGWLDWDKVEPWTERLLASQEPLFRRLGLAACGMHRRDPGPALIAGLSHADPGVLARAARTAGELRRRDLMQAIRAHRLHADEAVRFWANWATVQMGDEEALGPLRLLAEQQGMFRLRALNALLCWQPREASIAWLRGLMQSPQHRRLVIQATGLFGDPVTVPWLIQQMGDLPHARVAGEAFTLITGADLAELDLELKVYPDYDAGPTDDPDDPNVDMDPDTDLAWPDPARVEAWWQANQERFTKGTGYLLGQPLSEARCLDVLKTGYQRQRVAAACALARYIPTRPLFPTSAPAVRQRQLLGT encoded by the coding sequence ATGAACCAGCCTGTCTTGCGCGTCCTCGACCAGCACGCCGAAGAGGCCGGCTTCCTCGCCGGCCTGCGCGACTACGCCGTGCGCGCGCCGCATTACGACCTCAAGCACCTGCGCACCCTGGATGGCCGCATCGAGGCGCACCTGGACGGGCTGCTGATCGCCGGGCTCAAGGGCCTGGACCTGCTGCTCAAGGGGCTGCATCCGCTGGCCACGGGCGAGGTGTTCGCCGCCACCGCGCTGGCCTTCATGGCCGGCAACGGCCCGGCGCTGTCCACCCTCGCCGAGCACCTGCGCAAGGCGCCGGACGGCGAGCGGGCGTTCACCGCAGCCCTTGGCTGGCTGGACTGGGACAAGGTCGAACCCTGGACCGAGCGCCTGCTGGCCTCCCAGGAGCCGCTGTTCCGCCGCCTGGGCCTGGCCGCCTGCGGCATGCACCGCCGCGATCCGGGCCCGGCGCTGATCGCTGGGCTCTCCCACGCCGACCCCGGCGTGCTGGCCCGTGCCGCGCGCACCGCCGGCGAACTGCGCCGGCGCGACCTGATGCAAGCCATCCGCGCCCATCGCCTGCACGCCGACGAGGCGGTGCGCTTCTGGGCCAACTGGGCAACGGTGCAGATGGGTGACGAAGAGGCCCTGGGCCCCCTGCGCCTGCTGGCCGAACAACAAGGCATGTTCCGCCTGCGGGCCCTCAACGCCCTGCTCTGCTGGCAACCCCGCGAGGCCAGCATCGCCTGGCTGCGCGGGCTGATGCAGAGCCCGCAGCATCGACGCCTGGTGATCCAGGCCACCGGCCTGTTCGGTGACCCGGTGACGGTGCCCTGGCTGATCCAGCAGATGGGCGACCTGCCCCATGCCCGCGTGGCCGGCGAAGCCTTCACCCTGATCACCGGGGCAGACCTGGCCGAGCTGGACCTGGAGCTGAAGGTCTACCCCGACTACGACGCCGGCCCCACGGACGACCCCGACGACCCGAACGTGGACATGGACCCGGACACCGACCTGGCCTGGCCGGACCCGGCACGGGTGGAAGCCTGGTGGCAGGCCAACCAGGAGCGCTTCACCAAGGGCACCGGCTACCTGCTGGGCCAGCCCCTGAGCGAAGCCCGCTGCCTGGACGTATTGAAGACCGGCTACCAGCGCCAGCGCGTCGCCGCTGCCTGCGCCCTCGCCCGCTACATCCCCACCCGCCCGCTGTTCCCCACCAGCGCCCCGGCCGTGCGCCAGCGCCAGTTGCTGGGTACCTGA
- a CDS encoding TetR family transcriptional regulator produces MTLTADLPDEPVETPRKSRKNNPEKTRENILQAAIVEFVQQGLSGARVDAIAERTQTSKRMIYYYFESKEQLYLRVLEKLYGDIRHTEAQLHLAELEPREAIRRLVEFTFDHHDRNVDFVRIVSIENIQHGQYIRESDAIGSLNVTILASLDDILRRGVAAGAFRTGVQAMDVHLLMSSFCFYRVSNRHTLGAIFAIDLNEAEVKARHRDMIVESILRFLQA; encoded by the coding sequence ATGACCCTTACTGCTGACCTGCCCGACGAGCCTGTCGAAACACCCCGCAAGAGCCGCAAGAACAACCCGGAGAAGACCCGCGAGAACATCCTCCAGGCGGCCATCGTCGAATTCGTCCAGCAGGGCCTCTCCGGTGCCCGGGTCGATGCCATCGCCGAGCGCACCCAGACCTCCAAGCGGATGATCTACTACTACTTCGAGAGCAAGGAGCAGCTCTACCTGCGCGTGCTGGAGAAGCTCTACGGCGACATCCGCCACACCGAGGCGCAGCTGCACCTGGCGGAACTGGAACCGCGCGAGGCGATCCGCCGCCTGGTCGAGTTCACCTTCGACCACCACGACCGCAACGTCGACTTCGTGCGCATCGTCAGCATCGAGAACATCCAGCACGGGCAGTACATCCGCGAGTCCGATGCCATCGGCTCGCTCAACGTCACCATCCTCGCCAGCCTCGACGACATCCTCCGCCGTGGCGTGGCTGCGGGCGCCTTCCGCACCGGCGTGCAGGCGATGGACGTGCACCTGCTGATGTCGTCGTTCTGCTTCTACCGCGTATCCAACCGCCACACCCTGGGCGCGATCTTCGCCATCGACCTCAACGAGGCCGAGGTGAAGGCGCGCCACCGGGACATGATCGTCGAATCGATCCTGCGCTTTCTCCAGGCCTGA
- the quiC gene encoding 3-dehydroshikimate dehydratase QuiC — MQRSIATVSLSGTLPEKLEAIAAAGFDGVEIFENDLLYYAGSPREVRQLCADLGLAITLFQPFRDFEGCRRDRLQKNLDRAERKFDLMQELGTDLVLVCSNVAADSLGDERTLVDDLRLLGEHAGARGLRIGYEALAWGRHVNTWQQVWNLVRQADHPAVGVILDSFHTLSLKGDPRAIADIPGEKIFFVQMADAPILAMDVLEWSRHFRCFPGQGEFDLPGFLAPILRSGYRGPLSLEIFNDGFRAAPPRANAADGLRSLLYLEEKTRDLLRQDPTPPADLDLLFAPPPAGRYDGVEFLEFAVDGEQGARLATWLERLGFARAGQHRSKDVSLLRQGDINIVLNAEPYSFAHGFFEAHGPSLCATALRVGDSASALERARAYRGQPYRGLVGPNEREIPAVRAPDGSLIYLVEPSAPGQTIYDSDFRLDAAAQPSGSLTRIDHMAMALPADSLDSWVLFYKGLLDFEADDEVVLPDPYGLVKSRALRSRCGSVRLPLNISENRNTAISHALSSYRGSGVHHIAFACDDLFAEIARAKDAGVPLLDIPLNYYDDLAARFDFDDEFLSELAYYNVLYDRDAQGGELFHVYTEPFEGRFFFELLQRKGGYAGYGAANVAVRLAAMAKARSGTARQAKL; from the coding sequence ATGCAGCGTTCGATTGCCACCGTCTCGTTGAGCGGCACCCTGCCGGAAAAGCTCGAAGCCATCGCCGCCGCCGGTTTCGACGGTGTGGAGATCTTCGAGAACGACCTTCTCTACTACGCCGGCAGCCCCCGTGAAGTGCGCCAGCTGTGCGCCGACCTCGGGCTCGCCATCACCCTGTTCCAGCCGTTCCGCGACTTCGAGGGCTGCCGCCGCGACCGCTTGCAGAAGAACCTCGACCGCGCCGAACGCAAGTTCGACCTGATGCAGGAGCTGGGCACCGACCTGGTGCTGGTGTGCAGCAACGTCGCCGCTGATTCCCTGGGCGATGAGCGCACCCTGGTGGACGACCTGCGCCTGCTCGGCGAGCACGCCGGCGCGCGCGGCCTGCGCATCGGCTACGAGGCCCTGGCCTGGGGCCGCCACGTCAACACCTGGCAGCAGGTCTGGAACCTGGTGCGCCAGGCCGACCACCCGGCCGTGGGGGTGATCCTCGACAGCTTCCACACCCTGTCGCTCAAGGGCGATCCCCGGGCCATCGCCGATATCCCCGGCGAGAAGATCTTCTTCGTGCAGATGGCCGACGCGCCGATCCTGGCTATGGACGTGCTGGAGTGGAGCCGCCACTTCCGCTGCTTCCCGGGTCAGGGCGAGTTCGACCTGCCGGGCTTCCTCGCGCCCATCCTGCGCAGCGGTTATCGCGGCCCGCTGTCGCTGGAGATCTTCAACGACGGCTTCCGCGCCGCACCGCCCCGGGCCAATGCCGCCGACGGCCTGCGCTCGCTGCTGTACCTGGAGGAGAAGACCCGCGACCTGCTGCGCCAGGACCCGACGCCGCCCGCCGACCTCGACCTGCTGTTCGCGCCGCCGCCGGCCGGCCGCTACGACGGCGTGGAGTTCCTCGAATTCGCCGTCGACGGCGAGCAGGGCGCGCGCCTGGCCACCTGGCTGGAGCGCCTGGGCTTCGCCCGCGCCGGGCAGCACCGCTCCAAGGACGTGAGCCTGCTGCGCCAGGGCGATATCAACATCGTCCTCAACGCCGAACCCTATTCCTTCGCCCACGGCTTCTTCGAGGCCCACGGTCCGTCGCTTTGCGCCACCGCCCTGCGCGTGGGCGACAGCGCCTCGGCCCTGGAGCGGGCGCGGGCCTATCGCGGGCAGCCCTATCGCGGCCTGGTCGGCCCCAACGAGCGGGAAATCCCCGCCGTGCGCGCGCCGGATGGCAGCCTGATCTACCTGGTGGAACCCTCCGCGCCGGGGCAGACCATCTATGACAGCGACTTCCGCCTCGACGCCGCCGCGCAGCCCAGCGGCAGCCTCACGCGCATCGACCACATGGCCATGGCGCTGCCGGCCGACAGCCTCGACAGCTGGGTGCTGTTCTACAAGGGCCTGCTGGATTTCGAGGCCGACGACGAGGTGGTGCTGCCCGACCCCTACGGCCTGGTGAAGAGCCGCGCCCTGCGCAGCCGCTGCGGTAGCGTGCGCCTGCCGTTGAACATCTCGGAGAACCGCAACACCGCCATCTCCCACGCGCTGTCCAGCTACCGGGGCTCGGGTGTGCACCACATCGCCTTCGCCTGCGACGACCTGTTCGCCGAGATCGCCCGGGCCAAGGACGCCGGCGTGCCGCTGCTGGACATCCCGCTCAACTACTACGACGACCTGGCCGCGCGCTTCGACTTCGACGACGAGTTCCTCAGCGAGCTGGCTTACTACAACGTGCTCTACGACCGCGACGCCCAGGGCGGCGAACTGTTCCACGTCTACACCGAGCCGTTCGAGGGGCGCTTCTTCTTCGAATTGCTGCAGCGCAAGGGCGGCTATGCCGGCTACGGCGCGGCCAACGTGGCGGTGCGCCTGGCGGCCATGGCCAAGGCGCGCAGTGGCACCGCACGCCAGGCGAAGCTCTAG
- a CDS encoding MFS transporter, which translates to MATPSSSQAKKATASGWIGSALEYYDFFIYAQAAALIFPQIFFPSTDPKIAIVASLATYGVGYLARPIGAFVLGHWGDTRGRKNVLLLCMFLMGISTMAVGLLPTYHDIGILAPVLLVVLRLIQGFAVAGEISGASSMIMEHAPFGRRGYYASFTLQGVQAGQVMAAAVFLPLAYFMPSDAFNEWGWRIPFLLSALVLVAGYIIRREVHETPAFVNEEAQQKVAKSPVTEAFRHSWKNMILVTFMALMNVIPVVATIFGAAYAVQPAYGIGFDKSVYLWIPVVGNIVAVLVIPFIGNLSDRIGRRPTMITGALGSGLLAFAYLYAISIQNVPLAFCMSILMWGMVYQGYNAVFPSFYPELFQTRYRVSAMAISQNIGTMFTAMLPALFAAVAPPGSDNVPVIVGSLAFAITCICALAAYLAPETYRLGMEDLGKPDAKPMDKTQYDSSRENSLRVASH; encoded by the coding sequence ATGGCTACTCCCTCAAGCTCCCAAGCCAAGAAAGCAACTGCCAGCGGGTGGATAGGCTCCGCCCTCGAGTACTACGACTTCTTCATCTACGCCCAGGCAGCGGCGCTGATCTTCCCGCAGATCTTCTTCCCCTCCACCGACCCGAAGATCGCCATCGTCGCCTCGCTGGCCACCTACGGCGTCGGCTACCTGGCGCGCCCCATCGGCGCCTTCGTGCTCGGCCACTGGGGCGACACCCGCGGCCGCAAGAACGTGTTGCTGCTGTGCATGTTCCTCATGGGCATCTCCACCATGGCCGTGGGCCTGCTGCCCACCTACCACGACATCGGCATCCTCGCGCCGGTGCTGCTGGTGGTGCTGCGCCTGATCCAGGGCTTCGCCGTGGCTGGGGAAATCTCCGGGGCCAGCTCGATGATCATGGAGCACGCGCCCTTCGGCCGGCGTGGCTATTACGCCAGCTTCACCCTGCAGGGCGTGCAGGCCGGCCAGGTGATGGCCGCCGCGGTGTTCCTGCCACTGGCCTACTTCATGCCCAGCGATGCCTTCAATGAATGGGGCTGGCGCATTCCCTTCCTGCTCAGCGCCTTGGTGCTGGTGGCCGGCTACATCATCCGCCGCGAAGTCCACGAAACCCCGGCCTTCGTCAACGAGGAGGCGCAGCAGAAGGTCGCCAAGTCGCCGGTCACCGAGGCCTTCCGCCACAGCTGGAAGAACATGATCCTGGTCACCTTCATGGCGCTGATGAACGTCATCCCGGTGGTGGCCACCATCTTCGGCGCCGCCTACGCGGTGCAGCCGGCCTACGGCATCGGCTTCGACAAGAGCGTCTACCTGTGGATTCCGGTGGTAGGCAACATAGTCGCGGTGCTGGTCATCCCCTTCATCGGCAACCTCTCCGACAGGATCGGCCGCCGCCCGACCATGATCACCGGCGCCCTGGGCTCCGGCCTGCTGGCCTTCGCCTACCTCTACGCCATCAGCATCCAGAACGTGCCCCTGGCCTTCTGCATGTCGATCCTCATGTGGGGCATGGTCTACCAGGGCTACAACGCGGTGTTCCCGAGCTTCTACCCGGAACTGTTCCAGACCCGCTACCGCGTCTCGGCCATGGCCATCTCGCAGAACATCGGCACCATGTTCACCGCCATGCTGCCGGCGCTGTTCGCCGCCGTCGCCCCGCCCGGCTCGGACAACGTCCCGGTGATCGTTGGCAGCCTGGCCTTCGCCATCACCTGCATCTGCGCCCTCGCCGCCTACCTGGCGCCCGAGACCTACCGGCTGGGCATGGAGGACCTCGGCAAGCCCGACGCCAAGCCCATGGACAAGACCCAGTACGACAGCAGCCGCGAAAACAGCCTGCGCGTCGCCAGCCACTGA
- a CDS encoding OprD family porin encodes MQQPHRNRLSHARLPLAVALALSAGAVSAEPGFVEDATATLTARNFYMNRNFVGGTTQAQAEEWTQSFILDARSGFTQGPVGFGVDVLGLYALKLDGGKGTRGTQLLPVHDDGRPADDFGRLGVAGKMRLSKTELKVGEWMPVLPILRSDDGRSLPQTFEGAQLTSKEFDGLTLYAGQFRGNSPRNDASMEDMSLNGRAAFTSDRFDFAGGEYAFNQGRTLLGAWHARLEDIYQQNYLQLTHSQPLGDWTLGANIGWFNGKEDGSALAGDLDNRTWSGLFSAKIGGNTFYLGLQKVSGDDAWMRVNGTSGGTLANDSYNSSYENAKEKSWQLRHDYNFVALGIPGLTLMNRYIHGSNVHTGSVTDGKEWGRESELAYVVQSGTFKSLAVKWRNSSQRRDWGNTNSFDENRLIVSYPFSLL; translated from the coding sequence ATGCAACAGCCGCATCGCAACCGCCTTTCCCACGCCCGCCTGCCGCTGGCCGTCGCCCTGGCCCTAAGCGCCGGCGCCGTGTCTGCCGAGCCCGGCTTCGTCGAGGACGCCACGGCCACCCTGACGGCGCGCAACTTCTACATGAACCGCAATTTCGTCGGCGGCACCACCCAGGCCCAGGCCGAGGAATGGACCCAGAGCTTCATCCTCGACGCCCGCTCCGGCTTCACCCAGGGGCCGGTGGGTTTCGGTGTCGACGTGCTCGGCCTGTATGCCCTCAAGCTCGACGGTGGCAAGGGCACCCGGGGCACCCAGCTGCTGCCGGTGCATGACGATGGCCGCCCCGCCGACGACTTCGGCCGCCTCGGCGTGGCCGGCAAGATGCGCCTGTCGAAGACCGAGCTGAAGGTCGGCGAATGGATGCCGGTGCTGCCCATCCTGCGTTCCGACGACGGCCGCTCCCTGCCGCAGACCTTCGAAGGCGCCCAGCTGACCTCCAAGGAGTTCGACGGCCTGACCCTCTACGCCGGCCAGTTCCGCGGCAACAGCCCGCGCAACGACGCCAGCATGGAAGACATGTCCCTCAACGGCCGCGCGGCCTTCACCTCGGACCGCTTCGACTTCGCCGGCGGCGAATACGCCTTCAACCAGGGCCGCACCCTGCTCGGCGCCTGGCACGCCCGACTGGAGGACATCTACCAGCAGAACTACCTGCAACTGACCCACAGCCAGCCCCTCGGCGACTGGACCCTGGGCGCCAACATCGGCTGGTTCAACGGCAAGGAAGACGGCAGCGCTCTGGCCGGCGACCTGGACAACCGCACCTGGTCCGGCCTGTTCTCGGCGAAGATCGGCGGCAACACCTTCTACCTCGGCCTGCAGAAGGTCAGCGGCGACGATGCCTGGATGCGCGTCAACGGCACCAGCGGCGGCACCCTGGCCAACGACAGCTACAACTCCAGCTACGAGAACGCCAAGGAAAAGTCCTGGCAGCTGCGCCACGACTACAACTTCGTCGCCCTCGGCATCCCCGGCCTGACCCTGATGAACCGCTACATCCACGGCTCCAACGTGCACACCGGCAGCGTCACCGACGGCAAGGAATGGGGCCGCGAAAGCGAGCTCGCCTACGTGGTGCAGTCCGGCACCTTCAAGAGCCTGGCGGTGAAGTGGCGCAACTCCAGCCAGCGCCGCGACTGGGGCAACACCAACAGCTTCGACGAGAACCGCCTGATCGTCAGCTACCCGTTCTCGCTGCTCTGA
- the pcaC gene encoding 4-carboxymuconolactone decarboxylase, translating into MDEKERYEAGMQVRRAVLGDAHVDRSLQNLTPFNEEFQEMITRHAWGDIWTRPGLPRHIRSLVTIAMLIGMNREGELRLHLRAAKNNGVTRDEIKEVIMQSAIYCGIPAANATFHLAESVWDELGVESLQD; encoded by the coding sequence ATGGACGAGAAAGAACGCTACGAGGCCGGCATGCAGGTGCGCCGCGCGGTGCTGGGCGATGCCCATGTCGACCGCAGCCTGCAGAACCTCACGCCCTTCAACGAAGAGTTCCAGGAGATGATCACCCGCCACGCCTGGGGTGATATCTGGACGCGCCCGGGCCTGCCGCGCCACATCCGTAGCCTGGTGACCATCGCCATGCTCATCGGCATGAACCGCGAGGGCGAGCTGCGCCTGCACCTGCGCGCGGCGAAGAACAACGGCGTGACCCGCGACGAGATCAAGGAAGTGATCATGCAGAGCGCCATCTACTGCGGCATTCCCGCTGCCAATGCCACCTTCCACCTGGCCGAATCGGTGTGGGACGAACTGGGCGTGGAATCGCTGCAGGACTGA
- the pcaD gene encoding 3-oxoadipate enol-lactonase: MPAVRLADGDLNYLLEGPADAPVLVLSNSLGTDLHMWDAQIPAFTEHVRVLRYDTRGHGASLVTEGPYSIEQNGRDVLALLDALDIAQASFCGLSMGGLIGQWLGIHAPDRIQRLVLCNTAAKIGTPDVWNPRIETVLRDGQVAMAALRDASIARWFTPDFAEAQPARVEPIVAMLAQTSPQGYAANCAAVRDADFREQLGAIRAPTLIVCGSGDAVTTPEHGRFLQAHIAGAELVEFDAAHLSNVQAGEAFTRRVLDFLIA; encoded by the coding sequence ATGCCTGCCGTACGACTCGCCGATGGCGACCTGAACTACCTGCTCGAAGGCCCGGCCGATGCGCCGGTGCTGGTTCTCAGCAACTCCCTGGGCACCGACCTGCACATGTGGGACGCGCAGATCCCGGCCTTCACCGAACACGTCCGTGTGTTGCGCTACGACACCCGTGGCCACGGCGCCTCGCTGGTGACCGAAGGCCCTTACAGCATCGAGCAGAACGGCCGTGACGTGCTGGCCCTGCTGGATGCGCTGGATATCGCCCAGGCCTCGTTCTGCGGCCTGTCCATGGGTGGGCTGATCGGCCAGTGGCTGGGGATCCATGCGCCGGATCGCATCCAGCGCCTGGTGCTGTGCAACACCGCGGCGAAGATCGGCACCCCGGATGTGTGGAACCCGCGCATCGAGACGGTGCTGCGCGATGGCCAGGTGGCCATGGCGGCCCTGCGCGATGCCTCCATCGCCCGCTGGTTCACCCCGGACTTCGCCGAGGCGCAACCGGCCAGGGTGGAGCCCATCGTCGCCATGCTGGCGCAGACCTCGCCCCAGGGTTACGCCGCCAACTGCGCGGCGGTGCGCGATGCCGATTTCCGCGAACAACTGGGCGCCATCCGCGCGCCGACCCTGATCGTTTGCGGCAGCGGCGATGCGGTGACCACGCCCGAGCACGGCCGCTTCCTGCAGGCGCACATCGCTGGCGCGGAGCTTGTGGAGTTCGACGCAGCGCACCTGTCCAACGTCCAGGCCGGCGAGGCCTTCACCCGCCGGGTGCTGGACTTCCTGATCGCCTGA
- a CDS encoding 3-carboxy-cis,cis-muconate cycloisomerase, translating to MNSPSNQLFDAYFTAPAMRAIFCDHGRVQGMLDFEAALARAEARVGVIPSEAVAAIEAACKAELYDFSALAVAIGSAGNSAIPLVKALGKRIAASDAEAERHVHLGATSQDAMDSGLVLQLRAAVTLLENDLATLADALASQARLHADTPLAGRTWLQHATPVTLGMKIAGWLGAVTRHRQRLAELKPRLLCLQFGGASGSLAALGDKAFAVAGALAEELDLTLPEQPWHTQRDRLVEFASLLGLVAGSLGKLGRDLSLLMQTEAGEVFEPAAPGKGGSSTMPHKRNPVSAAVLIGAATRAPGLVATLLAAMPQEHERSLGLWHAEWETLPELCCLVSGALQQALLVVPGLEVDAARMRHNLDLTQGLVLAEAVSIALAQRIGRDAAHHLVEQCCRQAVKEGAHLRAVLGANPEVTAQLSADELDRLLDAAHYLGQARRWVDRAVAEHQNFSR from the coding sequence GTTGGCCCGCGCCGAGGCCCGTGTCGGGGTGATCCCTTCCGAGGCGGTGGCGGCCATTGAGGCAGCCTGCAAGGCCGAGCTCTACGACTTCTCCGCCCTGGCCGTGGCCATCGGCAGCGCTGGAAATTCGGCGATCCCGCTGGTCAAGGCGCTGGGCAAGCGCATCGCCGCCAGCGACGCCGAGGCCGAGCGCCATGTGCACCTGGGCGCCACCAGCCAGGATGCCATGGACAGTGGCCTGGTGTTGCAGCTGCGCGCCGCCGTCACCCTGCTGGAAAACGATCTCGCCACCCTGGCTGATGCACTCGCCAGCCAGGCCCGCCTGCATGCCGATACGCCGCTGGCTGGGCGCACCTGGCTGCAGCACGCCACGCCCGTGACCCTGGGCATGAAGATCGCCGGCTGGCTGGGCGCGGTGACCCGTCACCGCCAGCGCCTGGCCGAGCTGAAACCGCGCCTGTTGTGCCTGCAGTTCGGCGGCGCCTCCGGCAGCCTCGCGGCACTGGGCGACAAGGCCTTCGCCGTGGCCGGTGCCCTGGCGGAGGAACTGGACCTGACCCTGCCCGAGCAGCCCTGGCACACCCAGCGTGATCGCCTGGTGGAGTTCGCCAGCCTGCTGGGGCTGGTCGCCGGCAGCCTGGGCAAGCTGGGGCGCGACCTCAGCCTGCTGATGCAGACCGAGGCGGGTGAAGTCTTCGAACCTGCGGCGCCGGGCAAGGGCGGTTCGTCCACCATGCCGCACAAGCGCAACCCGGTGAGCGCCGCCGTGCTTATCGGCGCCGCCACCCGCGCACCGGGCCTGGTGGCGACCCTGCTGGCCGCCATGCCCCAGGAACACGAACGCAGCCTGGGCCTGTGGCACGCCGAATGGGAAACCCTGCCGGAGCTCTGCTGCCTGGTGTCCGGCGCCCTGCAGCAAGCGCTGCTGGTGGTCCCGGGCCTGGAGGTGGACGCCGCACGCATGCGCCACAACCTGGACCTGACCCAGGGGCTGGTGCTGGCCGAGGCGGTGAGCATCGCCCTGGCCCAGCGCATCGGCCGCGACGCCGCCCACCACCTGGTTGAGCAATGCTGCCGTCAGGCGGTGAAGGAGGGCGCGCACCTGCGTGCCGTGCTCGGCGCCAACCCCGAGGTCACCGCGCAACTGTCCGCCGACGAGCTGGACCGCCTGCTCGATGCGGCCCACTACCTCGGTCAGGCGCGTCGCTGGGTCGACCGCGCCGTGGCCGAGCATCAGAATTTCTCGCGTTAG